aaatcaCAAGCAGTAGAAATTGTTAATTAGTATCTTGGGATTTCTTTTACTGGAGGATGAAGAGACTGGTTCATATAGAATTCCAAATAAAATCTATTACAAAGCAGCAAATGAGTTTTCATTGCAAGTGTGGGATAAACTGAGAAACACAGTTCCCATTGTCTCTGAGAAAGAATTAATGAATTACAAATAGAAGTGATGTGATTTCTATATCAATATATGCATCTTTACCACTTTATGTGACATGCAAAATATTTCTACTCATAAGATTACTATGTGTTCGTAATTTCACCAAAGGGACATGTAATCATAATTTTGGAAATCTAAGTCAATATAATCAAAGACAGAATAAGAAATAAATTCACATTTTACAAAACTACTTTACAGACCAAGaaaattaattgaactaaaattACTCTCTGAAAGAAAAAGGAACCGGACAAACCAAAATTCGGAATTATCttcttttgaaaaataaaatcgaaccaaagtaaagaactaattgaattgaattaaaccGAAATAATTGGTTTTATTCATTTCAATCCATTGGTTCTTCAAATCTCAATAACCAAAACAAAACAAATCCGATATTACAGATCACAAGAGTCGAAACAAACCAAAAATAAATCTTTAGATTTCAAAGCAAATCCAACACTACAGATcagaataaattatttatatcatCCAAAAATAACAAAATCACAAGAGAGAGAAGGGTTGGTATCAGAAACGACTCTGGAAACGTACTGGCGAGATGGAGAAGGCCGAGGTTGGCGTAGAGTGAGTCTGGAAGACGCCACTGAAGTCGCGACAGATGGGCTCGTGAGACTCGCCAGATCAGAAAGTTGATGCCCAAAACAAATGAGACTCGACAGATCAGATAGTTGATGCCCAGATTTGGAAGACGTCGATGCAGCTTGCTGGTGGTGATAGGGACAAAAGAGCCAAGATCAGAGAAAAAGAaagtaaaagaagaagaaatagaatgCGAATTAGAGATGTATGCGAAGCTttcagttttttaatttaataatataaccaAATCAAAATAccgaaattttttttaattttaattaaaactgaaaaaatagaataaaatcaatttggtttaattttttatttaaaccgaagaatctcattcaaatttcaaatcatcaTTAATAGCATTTTAATTAGATTAGATATGTAAGAGTTTGAATGCCAAAACATTGTCATATATCAAAAGAATGTAAAAATACAAAAATGGAGGTGACTTACAGGGAAATATAGCCGCAAACCCTAGTTATCCACAATTAGTAGGGACGGATTTCAAAGAAATTTGTAGAATTTGGGAGCAAATTCACATGAAGAACTTGAAGGAACCATAGTAGCGTCGTAGTTAATCCCATCCTGAGCATTTGAAAAGTAATCTTCCATAGAGGACTTTTGCCTCAATCTTTTACTGTGTGTTTCCACCTCCTGGTTGCCATTGATATTACTGGAGTAGAAGTCTTTCCTGCTTCTCTTATTGTTGGCATTTGTTGTTTCTTTGAATTGCTCCAGAAATTTGGCTTCTCTGCATTTGTAAGGACTGCATTTGTTTAGCTCAACCTTGTCATATAACAAGTGGAACCCAAACCTTTTCACTTCCCACTTTGTCATATAGTTGGAGTACATATTCTCAGGGTAGAGGTGGAATGATGCCTTGTTCTCCATGTCACAATTTTGTTTGAGCCAATCTAAACAAGAAATGTCATGACCATCGTACCAAAAGAACAAATGATCTGATTCTATGGTATTTTCCAAACAGAAATATTCACTTGTAAAATTGGCCTCTTTGTAGCCATTATTGTTTTTGAAACTGGTTCGACATCTTAAGGGTCCATCCTCATGAAAAACAGGAGCCTTGAATTCTATAATAGCACAAAAAACAAAACCCAGGAAAATATTATTGAAGCAACCAGGAGGGAATGAAGTTGCTATTGAATTTCCTGGGCCTTCACAGCTCAACCAATCAGGAATTTTGCTTCCAGGTAAACCAACAAAAAAATGAGGATAAAATGTTCCATAACTTCTAGCAATGGCTAATTCTTTAATTCTCCGGATAGCATCTGCCATAATTGTGCCACGTGCATTTTGGTCCAAATTTAAGCTATTACAAAAATTCAAACCATAACCATAGTCCCTGCATCCTTCACGATATTTTATTGGTGCAATATATGAAATTGATACTGACTTTTGGAGTCTGTTGCAGTTTTGTAAACTCAGTCGTCTTAATGATGACAAAGAGGCAGTGTCAGGGGGAATTTCTAACAGTGCAGTGCCATTTAGAAATAGCTTTTGTAAAGAGCATAAGCCATATAAAGGAGGCAATTTCTCAAGATTTGAACAGCCACTGAGATCTAACCTCTGAAGGCCTTTCAATTCAAAAATGCTATTTGGTAGACTCTTTAGCCTTTCACATCTCATCAAATACAACTTAGTATGTGAAGAGCCAAAACCAATTGATGACGGCAATTCTTCTATTGGAGTATCATTTAGAAACAATACTCCCAATGATGATAAAGAGAAAATGTCAGGGGGAATTTCTACGAGTGCAGTGCCATCTAGATATAGATCTCGTAAAGAGAATAAACCATATAAAGGAGGCAATTTCTCTAGATTTGAGCAGCCACTGAGATATAGAGTCTCAAGacatttcaattcacaaatgcTGTTTGGGAGATTCTTAAGCTTTTTACATCTCTTCAAATTCAAACTAACAAGTGAAGACAGACATCCAATTGATGACGGCAATTCTTCCATTGGAGTATCACTTAGAGACAGTAATTCTAATGATGACAAAGAAACAATGTCAGGGGGAATTTCTACAAGTGCAGTGCCATCTAGAAATAGCTTCTTTAAGGAGCATAAACCATATAAAGGAGGCAATTTCTCAAGATATGAACAGCCATGAAGATGCAGAATCTCAAGGTGTTTCAATTCACAAGTGCTATTTGGGAGACTGTTGAGCATTTTACATCCTCTCAAATCTAATTCAACAATACCATTTTTTGATGAGGGCAATACTTCTGAACTTTCCATAATCTGCGGAGACATGATGAGATTTGGGCAGAAACTGATATCAAGTCTTATAAAAGTATTGCAATATATAATTCTTGGAAGACTTCTAAGATTTTTGCAATGGGCGATATCTAAGACCAAAAGATTGTCAAGAAATTGGATAGATGACGGAGACCACTCTTCCACTCCAGAATTAGCGAGTTCTAAATATTTTATGCCTCTCGGCATTTGTGGAAGACTTCTCAACTTTTTGCAATAAGTTAGATCAAGAGAATCGAGTCTTTTCAAGCACTGAATGGATGATGGAATCTCAATCAAACTCTCACAACCATCAAAAATTATCTTTTCCAGGTTTGTCATCATAGAAAAATCAGGGACTATTTTCAGATGCTTTGAGCAAGTAAGATCAAGAGATTTTAAATTTGGCAAACACTGCATAACACAAATAcacaaaataatttttaactATAAATTCTCAGAAAGCCTGTATATAGACAGTCAGTGGCAAGCAAGGAGGGGCAGctcataatttttttatcattcataataacataaaaatattATGTCATTTTTTCCTAtccatttttcatatttttcataattttaatctgCACTTTTGAAGTAAAATTTATCTatagttaaaataaaaattttaattaagtaaataaaaagcCTAACTATATTTTAACTAGTATATTTTTTTAGCtacaaatatttacatttattataagaaataaaataatcaatttacaaaaatgtaatgaaattatttatttctattatattttaacttgtatttttttttagccACAAATATTTCCATTCTATCTAAGTCTTCCAGGTTTGTCATCATAGAAAAATCAGGGAGTATTTTCAGCTGCTCTGAAAAACTAAGATGAAGTGATTTAACTTTGGCAAACACTGAATAACACAAatacagaaaatattttttaactatAAATGCTCGCAAAGCCCATATATAGACACTCAGTGGCATGCAAGGAGGGGTAGCTCATAATTTTTATatcattcaaaataaaataaaaatattatatcattCATTCCTATCCGtttattatatttttcataattttattctGTACTTTTGAAGTaaaatttatcttttaattaagaaaataaaaagccttaagaaataaataatcaatttacAAAAACGtaatgaaattatttatttttattataatttttagtcTATATAGAtggcaactcaactcaactaagcctttatctcaaaaattttagTCAATATAggtggcaacaatacattaatttAATGTTAGAAAACATTTTgatatttgtaaatgaattttttcttgaaaatttctctaaataaaaaaaaaagtgttatatttaaaagttcagtaattattattattattattattattattattattattattattattattaaagataaatatgttcttttatatttttcaattaaatat
The sequence above is drawn from the Hevea brasiliensis isolate MT/VB/25A 57/8 unplaced genomic scaffold, ASM3005281v1 Scaf567, whole genome shotgun sequence genome and encodes:
- the LOC110664446 gene encoding disease resistance protein RPV1, with protein sequence MASTSSLAFSSKTTYDVFLSFRGIDTRPTFTSHLYSALCRKSIPTFIDDDLERGEGISPTLLKAIEESMISVVIFSENYASSRWCLDELVKIVDCQKEIGRKILPIFYHVDPSDVRKQTGKFGEAFGKVKEKFKQSLDIVEKWSTALTEVANLSGWDSSIYRHESELIDKVVKHIMKKLYPVSFSACDDLVGIDAHLNEILSFLCIEMADVRFIGIWGIGGIGKTTIAEALFGQISDEFDACYFLNNVRESTEKHGLLHLRQNLFSKLVGDEHLSIQTPHVLPTIVLDTLRRKKIFIVLDDVNDSKQLKALAGDHGWFGSGSRVIITSRDKQVLSSVDKIYEVKGLDCSDAFQLLSMKAFKQKDPPMEYIELSKSVQAYCKGVPLALEVLGSHLCNKTPEEWESELNKLKRFPDCNIMKVLEISYNDLDEMEKKIFLYIACFFNGDCKSWVEDILNGCDFPTRWGIIRLVDKCLVTVVNNMLKMHDLIVEMGQDIARRKGIILCNSNDICRMLATTNIKAKKVEGLSLDMSEIERVYLNSAVFSRIPNLRLLKFYWTPWLKKEGTGLIVESNYLESLPNTLSLFHWEEYPFKSLPLNFSMENLVHLNVRNSKVEKLWNGVKCLPNLKSLDLTCSKHLKIVPDFSMMTNLEKIIFDGCESLIEIPSSIQCLKRLDSLDLTYCKKLRSLPQMPRGIKYLELANSGVEEWSPSSIQFLDNLLVLDIAHCKNLRSLPRIIYCNTFIRLDISFCPNLIMSPQIMESSEVLPSSKNGIVELDLRGCKMLNSLPNSTCELKHLEILHLHGCSYLEKLPPLYGLCSLKKLFLDGTALVEIPPDIVSLSSLELLSLSDTPMEELPSSIGCLSSLVSLNLKRCKKLKNLPNSICELKCLETLYLSGCSNLEKLPPLYGLFSLRDLYLDGTALVEIPPDIFSLSSLGVLFLNDTPIEELPSSIGFGSSHTKLYLMRCERLKSLPNSIFELKGLQRLDLSGCSNLEKLPPLYGLCSLQKLFLNGTALLEIPPDTASLSSLRRLSLQNCNRLQKSVSISYIAPIKYREGCRDYGYGLNFCNSLNLDQNARGTIMADAIRRIKELAIARSYGTFYPHFFVGLPGSKIPDWLSCEGPGNSIATSFPPGCFNNIFLGFVFCAIIEFKAPVFHEDGPLRCRTSFKNNNGYKEANFTSEYFCLENTIESDHLFFWYDGHDISCLDWLKQNCDMENKASFHLYPENMYSNYMTKWEVKRFGFHLLYDKVELNKCSPYKCREAKFLEQFKETTNANNKRSRKDFYSSNINGNQEVETHSKRLRQKSSMEDYFSNAQDGINYDATMVPSSSSCEFAPKFYKFL